One genomic region from Nostoc sphaeroides encodes:
- a CDS encoding alpha-amylase family glycosyl hydrolase — protein MVQTPPSQFSPDQYKVDSAQEKVDAIIETPPSETEIDLEFLYTRDIEFRQETIYFLVVDRFYDGDPDNSEGANSELYDPNRQDWGKYWGGDLQGVIDKLDYLKNMGVTAIWLTPLFEQVEELFVGNAALHGYWTKDFKRINPRYIADGENPSLNATQEEKNTTFDRLVTELHKRNMKLVLDIVCNHSSPDTSGSKGELYDDGVKIADFNDDVNHWYHHYGEVQNWEDDWQVQNCELCGLATFNENNTEYREYIKSAIKQWLDRGVDALRVDTVKHMPIWFWQEFTGDMTNHKPDVFIFGEWIYSNPTDDRSVEFVNHSGMTLLDFGLCVAIRAALGQGSEMGFQTIQYIFDQDYRYNGATELVTFIDNHDMCRFQSLNPDPAMLKVAIALIMTCRGIPCIYYGTEQYLHDDTDGGNDPYNRPMMENWDTESEVYRCIRLLSGLRRLNPAVSMGSHWQKYLTADVYCYVRRYRDSVCFVALNRGGEVTLPEVETELPDGEHTCVVTRNKYEVKDGKIYNLVLEERGVLVFSHVGERIKAQTIVRVQLNGVDTQPGETIVVTGDCPELGNWDISKAYPLEYINSNTWSAEIPFDESTGKLIAYKYAMWREGRSPLRENLVNRRWVIAKEGTVKWRDTWASGRES, from the coding sequence ATGGTACAAACCCCTCCATCTCAGTTTTCACCAGATCAATATAAGGTTGATTCTGCACAAGAAAAAGTAGACGCTATTATAGAAACACCACCATCAGAAACTGAGATTGACTTAGAGTTTCTTTACACCAGAGATATTGAATTTCGTCAAGAAACTATTTACTTTCTTGTGGTCGATCGCTTTTATGATGGCGATCCAGATAACAGCGAAGGGGCAAACTCAGAACTGTACGATCCAAATAGACAAGATTGGGGTAAGTACTGGGGTGGCGACTTGCAAGGTGTCATCGATAAATTAGATTATCTCAAAAACATGGGAGTGACAGCCATTTGGTTAACTCCACTGTTTGAGCAAGTTGAAGAGTTATTTGTTGGAAATGCAGCGCTACATGGCTATTGGACAAAAGACTTTAAGCGGATTAATCCTCGCTACATTGCTGATGGCGAAAATCCTTCTTTAAACGCTACCCAAGAAGAAAAAAATACGACCTTTGATCGGTTAGTTACAGAACTGCACAAGCGGAATATGAAGCTGGTGCTAGATATTGTCTGCAACCATAGCAGCCCTGACACTAGCGGTAGCAAAGGGGAATTATATGATGATGGCGTCAAAATTGCTGATTTCAATGATGATGTCAATCATTGGTATCACCACTACGGCGAAGTGCAAAACTGGGAAGATGATTGGCAAGTACAGAACTGTGAACTATGTGGTCTAGCAACCTTCAATGAAAACAATACTGAATATCGTGAGTATATCAAATCAGCTATTAAACAATGGCTAGACCGGGGTGTAGATGCACTACGGGTGGATACTGTCAAGCACATGCCGATCTGGTTTTGGCAAGAATTCACTGGCGATATGACCAATCACAAACCAGATGTATTCATTTTTGGTGAATGGATTTACAGTAATCCTACTGACGATCGCTCGGTGGAATTTGTTAACCATTCAGGCATGACACTGCTAGACTTTGGCTTGTGTGTGGCAATTCGAGCCGCACTGGGACAAGGTTCAGAAATGGGATTCCAGACAATTCAATACATTTTTGACCAAGATTATCGCTATAACGGGGCAACAGAGTTAGTTACCTTCATCGATAATCATGATATGTGCCGCTTTCAATCGCTGAACCCCGATCCAGCGATGTTGAAGGTTGCGATCGCTTTAATTATGACCTGTCGCGGTATTCCCTGCATCTATTACGGTACAGAACAATATCTGCATGACGACACCGATGGCGGTAACGATCCCTATAACCGCCCGATGATGGAAAATTGGGATACTGAGAGTGAGGTTTATCGTTGCATTAGGCTGCTATCTGGCTTACGACGACTGAATCCAGCCGTATCAATGGGTAGCCACTGGCAAAAATACTTAACAGCAGATGTTTACTGTTATGTACGTCGCTATCGTGACTCTGTGTGTTTTGTAGCTTTAAACCGGGGAGGAGAAGTTACTTTACCAGAAGTAGAAACAGAATTACCCGATGGCGAACATACTTGCGTAGTGACTCGCAATAAATATGAGGTAAAAGACGGCAAGATTTATAACTTGGTATTAGAAGAACGGGGAGTGCTTGTTTTCAGCCACGTAGGGGAACGGATCAAAGCACAGACAATTGTGCGCGTACAACTTAATGGCGTGGATACCCAACCCGGCGAAACCATTGTAGTGACAGGAGATTGCCCAGAGTTAGGCAACTGGGATATCAGCAAAGCATATCCTTTAGAGTACATCAATTCAAATACCTGGTCTGCGGAGATTCCCTTTGATGAGAGTACTGGTAAGCTGATTGCTTATAAATATGCCATGTGGCGGGAAGGGCGATCGCCTCTGCGCGAAAATTTGGTAAATCGTCGCTGGGTGATTGCCAAAGAAGGTACTGTAAAATGGCGTGATACCTGGGCATCGGGAAGAGAATCATAG
- a CDS encoding photosystem II manganese-stabilizing polypeptide produces the protein MRYRALIVAFLALCLGLITACSDAPATSSRDVLTYDQIRGTGLANKCPQLAETSRGSIPIDSSQSYTIKELCLEPTSFFIKEEPANKRQQAEFVAGKLLTRYTSTIDQVQGDLKINPDSSLTFVETDGLDFQAITVQLPGGERVPFLFTIKNLVAQTQPSLSSINTSTDFEGTFKVPSYRGAAFLDPKGRGVVSGYDNAVALPAQADDEELTRTNVKRAENLNGKISLQIAKVDSSSGEIAGTFESEQPSDTDLGAGEPKEVKIRGLFFARVEPART, from the coding sequence ATGAGGTATCGCGCTTTAATTGTTGCATTTTTGGCTTTGTGCCTGGGGCTAATAACTGCTTGTAGTGATGCTCCTGCTACTAGTAGTAGAGATGTACTCACTTACGATCAAATTCGCGGCACTGGTTTGGCGAATAAATGCCCCCAACTAGCAGAAACAAGCCGTGGCTCCATTCCCATTGATTCTAGCCAGTCATACACCATCAAAGAACTTTGCTTAGAACCAACTAGCTTCTTCATCAAAGAAGAACCTGCTAATAAACGCCAACAAGCAGAATTTGTTGCTGGCAAATTGTTGACCAGATACACTTCCACCATTGACCAGGTGCAAGGCGACCTAAAAATCAACCCAGATAGTAGCCTCACCTTTGTGGAAACTGATGGTCTTGACTTCCAAGCCATCACTGTGCAACTTCCTGGTGGTGAGCGAGTACCTTTCCTCTTCACCATCAAAAACTTGGTTGCTCAAACCCAACCCAGTTTGAGCAGTATTAACACCTCTACGGACTTTGAAGGCACCTTCAAAGTTCCTTCCTATCGTGGTGCTGCCTTCCTAGATCCAAAGGGTCGTGGTGTCGTTAGTGGCTACGATAATGCTGTGGCTCTCCCCGCCCAAGCGGATGATGAAGAACTTACCCGCACTAACGTCAAGCGTGCTGAAAATCTTAATGGCAAGATTTCTTTGCAAATCGCTAAAGTCGATAGCTCTAGTGGTGAAATTGCTGGTACTTTCGAGAGCGAACAGCCATCTGATACTGATTTAGGTGCTGGCGAACCTAAAGAAGTTAAGATTCGCGGTCTATTTTTTGCACGGGTTGAACCGGCTCGTACCTAA